A portion of the Brevundimonas pondensis genome contains these proteins:
- a CDS encoding capsular polysaccharide biosynthesis protein, which yields MTAPLPPLPKTRAWVCAPGVLKVPFLSAFLPDYDLSALPGSSIEAVLGWGMKPTAEAGRRWAAKHGKPYVALEDGFLRSVGIGESGATSLSLIVDDLGVYYDATRPSRLEHLIQTAPDWCDDAMKARARGLIDRIVASGVSKTNMGGPLDPGLLKPGRRVLIVDQTFGDASIGYGLANEASFSDMLATARRDEPDAQLIVKRHPAVAAGRKQGCIPADELDGVTLIDTDVRPADLLAAVDAVYVVTSALGFEALLRGLPVRCFGAPFYSGWGLTTDAVETGRRGEARDLEQIAAAALIAYSRYVDPVTGQRCEAEQALERLIALRDRADRLAGAFAAVGFAPAKRPPVRRLLNSPKSRVRYFWRSGAAVAHARATGGKLIWWAGKETPQIRAAADAFEGPVVRMEDGFIRSRGLGSDFFGALSVALDDQGVYYDPTRPSRLESLIEAGEPSPDQAARAERLRARVVEAGLSKYNLKGAGVPASWPKDRPILLVVGQVENDRSIMMGCGPDLRTNSGLVKAARADHPDAFLIYRNHPDVTAGNRPGLLDHAAMEEVDASADDLDIIDCLNACDRLATLTSLTGFEALMRGKPVSVYGRPFYAGWGLTDDRLTFEHRSRRASLQSLIHAALIGYPVYVTPNGWPCEAEDLVEALIAARDHPLPAPPRGRINRWWRGIKASLDRSLPPAY from the coding sequence ATGACCGCACCGCTTCCACCCCTGCCGAAAACCCGCGCCTGGGTCTGTGCGCCGGGGGTGTTGAAGGTGCCGTTCCTGTCCGCCTTCCTGCCTGATTACGACCTGTCCGCCCTGCCCGGATCGTCGATCGAGGCCGTCCTCGGCTGGGGCATGAAGCCGACGGCGGAGGCGGGCCGGCGCTGGGCGGCGAAACACGGCAAACCCTATGTGGCGCTGGAAGACGGCTTCCTGCGCTCGGTCGGCATCGGCGAGAGCGGCGCGACCAGCCTCAGCCTGATCGTCGATGATCTGGGTGTCTATTACGACGCCACCCGACCCAGTCGGTTGGAGCATCTGATCCAGACCGCGCCCGACTGGTGCGATGACGCCATGAAGGCCCGTGCGCGCGGCCTGATCGACCGCATCGTCGCCTCCGGCGTGTCCAAAACCAATATGGGCGGGCCGCTGGACCCCGGCCTGCTGAAGCCCGGCCGCCGGGTGCTGATCGTGGATCAGACCTTCGGCGACGCCTCCATCGGCTATGGACTGGCCAATGAGGCCAGCTTCTCGGATATGCTGGCGACGGCGCGGCGCGACGAGCCGGACGCCCAGCTGATCGTCAAGCGCCACCCGGCGGTGGCGGCGGGGCGCAAGCAGGGCTGTATCCCCGCCGACGAACTGGACGGCGTCACCCTGATTGACACGGATGTGCGGCCCGCCGACCTGCTGGCGGCGGTGGACGCGGTCTATGTCGTGACCTCGGCCCTGGGGTTCGAGGCTCTGTTGCGCGGCCTGCCGGTGCGCTGCTTCGGCGCCCCCTTCTATTCCGGCTGGGGCCTGACGACGGATGCGGTCGAGACCGGACGGCGCGGCGAGGCGCGCGATCTGGAGCAGATCGCGGCGGCGGCGCTGATCGCCTACAGCCGCTATGTCGATCCGGTGACAGGCCAGCGATGCGAGGCGGAACAGGCGCTGGAACGGCTGATCGCCCTGCGCGACCGGGCCGACCGGCTGGCGGGCGCCTTCGCCGCCGTCGGCTTCGCCCCGGCCAAGCGGCCGCCGGTGCGCCGCCTGCTGAACTCGCCCAAGAGCCGCGTCCGCTATTTCTGGCGCTCCGGCGCCGCCGTCGCCCATGCGCGGGCGACGGGCGGCAAGCTGATCTGGTGGGCCGGCAAGGAGACGCCGCAGATCCGCGCCGCCGCCGACGCCTTTGAAGGCCCCGTCGTGCGGATGGAGGACGGCTTCATCCGCTCGCGCGGCCTGGGCTCCGACTTCTTCGGCGCCCTGTCGGTCGCGCTGGACGATCAGGGCGTCTATTACGACCCGACCCGGCCCAGCCGTCTGGAAAGCCTGATCGAGGCGGGCGAGCCCTCGCCGGATCAGGCGGCGCGGGCCGAGCGCTTGCGCGCCCGCGTGGTCGAGGCGGGCCTGTCGAAATACAATCTGAAGGGGGCGGGCGTCCCGGCATCCTGGCCGAAAGACAGGCCCATCCTGCTGGTCGTGGGTCAGGTCGAAAACGACCGCTCGATCATGATGGGCTGCGGGCCTGACCTGCGCACCAACTCCGGCCTAGTGAAGGCGGCGCGGGCGGATCATCCGGACGCCTTCCTGATCTATCGCAACCACCCGGACGTGACGGCGGGCAACCGCCCCGGCCTGCTGGACCATGCGGCGATGGAGGAGGTCGACGCTTCGGCTGACGACCTCGACATCATCGACTGCCTGAACGCCTGCGACCGGCTGGCGACGCTGACCTCGCTGACCGGGTTCGAGGCCCTGATGCGGGGCAAGCCGGTCAGCGTCTATGGCCGCCCCTTCTATGCGGGGTGGGGCCTGACCGACGACCGGCTGACGTTCGAGCACCGCTCCCGCCGCGCCAGCTTGCAGAGCCTGATCCACGCCGCCCTGATCGGCTATCCGGTCTATGTCACGCCAAACGGCTGGCCGTGCGAGGCCGAGGATCTGGTCGAGGCCCTGATCGCCGCGCGCGACCATCCCCTGCCCGCGCCGCCGCGTGGGCGGATCAATCGCTGGTGGCGTGGCATCAAGGCCAGTCTCGACCGCAGCCTTCCACCGGCCTATTGA
- a CDS encoding beta-ketoacyl-ACP synthase III, whose amino-acid sequence MPQAVISATGLFTPEQSISNAELVAAYNAWAEAWNAENAEAIAAGELELKTPSSEAFIEKASGIKSRFVMDKAGIIDPERMLPNLAARGDDELSILAEMAVKAAQDAIKAWGKPVSEIGAVICAASNMQRPYPAMAIEVQQALGIEGFAFDMNVACSSATFGIKTAADFVASGSVKAVLMVNPEICSAHLNFKDRDSHFIFGDVATAVIIEAEDQAGPGGWDIVGTKLKTSFSNNIRNNFGFLNRAALPTGASEPVSSDGLTDKMFVQQGRKVFKEVVPMVSEMILDHAAELNLDPHGLKRMWLHQANINMNTLIGKKVLGREPEPSENVIILDDYANTSSAGSIIAFHLKNDGFAPGDTGLICSFGAGYSAGTVFVQKRP is encoded by the coding sequence GTGCCCCAAGCCGTCATTTCCGCCACCGGTCTGTTCACGCCGGAGCAATCGATCTCGAACGCCGAACTGGTCGCCGCCTACAACGCTTGGGCCGAGGCCTGGAACGCCGAAAACGCCGAGGCCATCGCCGCAGGCGAACTAGAGTTGAAGACGCCCTCGTCCGAGGCCTTCATCGAGAAGGCCTCAGGCATCAAGTCCCGCTTCGTCATGGACAAGGCCGGCATCATCGACCCCGAGCGGATGCTGCCCAATCTGGCCGCGCGCGGCGACGACGAACTGTCGATCCTGGCCGAGATGGCCGTGAAGGCCGCGCAGGACGCCATCAAGGCCTGGGGCAAGCCCGTCAGCGAGATCGGCGCCGTCATCTGCGCCGCGTCCAACATGCAGCGCCCCTACCCCGCCATGGCCATCGAGGTGCAGCAGGCGCTGGGGATCGAGGGCTTCGCCTTCGACATGAACGTGGCGTGCAGTTCCGCTACCTTCGGCATCAAGACGGCGGCGGATTTCGTGGCCTCGGGCTCGGTCAAGGCCGTGCTGATGGTCAACCCGGAAATCTGCTCGGCCCACCTGAACTTCAAGGACCGCGACAGCCACTTCATCTTTGGCGATGTGGCCACCGCCGTCATCATCGAGGCCGAGGATCAGGCCGGCCCCGGCGGCTGGGACATCGTCGGCACGAAGCTGAAGACCAGCTTCTCGAACAACATCCGCAACAATTTCGGCTTCCTGAACCGCGCCGCCCTGCCGACGGGCGCGAGCGAGCCCGTGTCGTCCGACGGCCTGACCGACAAGATGTTCGTCCAGCAGGGTCGCAAGGTCTTCAAGGAGGTGGTGCCCATGGTCTCGGAGATGATCCTGGACCACGCCGCCGAGCTGAACCTGGACCCGCACGGGCTCAAGCGGATGTGGCTGCACCAGGCCAACATCAACATGAACACCCTTATCGGCAAAAAGGTGCTGGGCCGCGAGCCGGAGCCGAGCGAGAATGTCATCATCCTTGACGACTACGCCAACACCTCCTCGGCGGGGTCGATCATCGCCTTCCACCTGAAGAATGACGGCTTTGCGCCGGGCGACACGGGCCTGATCTGCAGCTTCGGCGCCGGCTACTCGGCGGGCACGGTTTTTGTGCAAAAACGCCCCTGA
- a CDS encoding porin family protein, with protein sequence MVRSFAAAAGVLAFMGVAASAQAQSAFEPTPYATIGYTSFDAKDSGVNVGAITGRAGVQLHPNFATEGELSFGVQDDDVREQGVDVNIKHRFDIAAYGVAILPLGDRAQLFARVGFGHTEIEAKASAAGAAASVSLDGKSWNYGVGGQYFLDGKNGVRLDWTRRDFTEDQGEVDVYSINYVRRF encoded by the coding sequence ATGGTTCGGTCATTTGCCGCCGCTGCAGGCGTGCTCGCGTTCATGGGTGTGGCTGCTTCGGCCCAGGCTCAGAGCGCTTTCGAGCCGACGCCTTACGCCACCATCGGTTACACGTCCTTTGACGCCAAGGATTCGGGCGTCAACGTTGGCGCCATCACCGGTCGCGCCGGCGTTCAGCTGCATCCCAACTTCGCCACCGAAGGCGAGCTGTCGTTCGGCGTCCAGGATGACGATGTTCGCGAACAGGGCGTGGACGTCAACATCAAGCACCGCTTCGACATTGCCGCCTATGGCGTGGCGATCCTGCCTCTCGGCGATCGCGCTCAGCTGTTCGCTCGCGTGGGCTTCGGTCACACCGAGATTGAAGCCAAGGCTTCGGCTGCCGGCGCCGCCGCTTCGGTTTCGCTGGACGGCAAGAGCTGGAACTACGGTGTCGGCGGCCAGTATTTCCTGGATGGCAAAAATGGCGTGCGTCTGGACTGGACGCGCCGCGATTTCACCGAAGACCAGGGCGAGGTCGATGTTTACAGCATCAACTACGTCCGTCGTTTCTAG
- a CDS encoding porin family protein, with protein MRNILLAAAAISVFAAPAFAQSGPDARGYGSLGYTHVEGDNAMTGAVTGRLGVNLNRYLAVETEASVGVKDDDFTVAGVDGSIKHEWDAAGYVVGKYPVSDKLELFARGGYGHTELKQEIVGANTDVGGDSWNYGVGANYYLDGVNGVRADWTRRDFRDNAGEADAYSVSYVRRF; from the coding sequence ATGCGTAACATTCTTCTCGCCGCCGCCGCCATTTCTGTTTTCGCTGCTCCCGCGTTCGCTCAGTCGGGTCCGGACGCCCGCGGCTATGGTTCGCTGGGCTACACGCATGTTGAAGGCGACAACGCCATGACCGGCGCCGTGACCGGCCGCCTGGGCGTCAACCTTAACCGCTACCTGGCCGTCGAGACCGAGGCCTCGGTCGGCGTCAAGGACGACGACTTCACCGTCGCCGGCGTCGATGGTTCGATCAAGCATGAGTGGGACGCCGCTGGCTATGTAGTCGGCAAGTATCCCGTGAGCGATAAGCTGGAGCTGTTCGCCCGCGGCGGTTACGGCCACACCGAGCTGAAGCAGGAGATCGTCGGCGCCAATACCGACGTGGGCGGCGACAGCTGGAACTACGGCGTCGGCGCCAACTACTATCTGGACGGCGTCAATGGCGTGCGCGCCGACTGGACCCGTCGCGATTTCCGCGACAACGCCGGTGAAGCCGACGCCTATTCGGTCAGCTATGTCCGTCGCTTCTAG